In Streptomyces rapamycinicus NRRL 5491, the genomic stretch GGTGGACGTCACGCTGGCGCACCGCGCGGACGGCCCGCTCGAGGTGAGCGTCATCAGCCCGTACGGCGACCGCGACGGCCCCCGGGCGCCCGGCTCCGGCACCGGGCTGATCGGGATGCGCGAGCGCGTGTCCCTGCTCGGCGGCACCCTCGACGCCGGGCCGGTCCCCGGGCCCGGGGGCACGGTGTGGCAGGTGCGGGCCGCGCTGCCGCTGGGCGACGAGAGCGCTCAGAGCCTGAGCGCCCAGCGTGTGCCATGACCCTTCGACGACCAGGAGCCGCCGTGACCCCGTCCGCCCCGCCCGCCCGTTCCGCGTCCGAGCCGATCCGGGTACTGGTCGCCGAGGACCAGGGCTCGGTCCGCTCCGGGCTGGTGCTGATCCTGCGGTCCGCCCCCGATGTCGAGGTGGTCGGCGAGGCGGTGGACGGCCTCCAGGCGGTGGAGATGGCCCGGGCGCTGCGCCCCGATGTGGTGCTCATGGATGTCCAGATGCCCCGGCTGGACGGGGTGTCCGCCACCCGCCAGGTGGTCGCCGAGCAGCTGGCGGACGTGCTGGTGCTGACCACCTTCGACCTGGACGAGTACGTCTTCGGGGCGCTGCGCGCGGGCGCCGCCGGATTCCTGCTCAAGGACAGCGAGGCGGCCGATCTGATCGAGGCGGTCCGTACCGTGGGGCGCGGCGAGGGCATGATCGCCACCGCGGTCACCCGCCGTCTGATCGCGGAGTTCGCCCGGCCCCAGGCCGTCCCCTCCCCCACCACGCCCAGCCCCGAGGTGCTCGCCACGCTCACCCCGCGGGAGCGGGAGGTGCTGGCCTGTCTGGGGCAGGGGCTGTCGAACGCGCAGATCGCGGGGCGGCTCACCATGGCGGAGGCGACGGTGAAGACGCATGTCAGCCGGCTGCTGAACAAGCTGGAGCTGCGCAGCCGGGTCCAGGCCGCGGTACTGGCCCAGGAACTGGGCGTGCGCTGAGCGCTCCGCTGGAAGTGTCGCGACGGGTCGTCGGCCGACTGCGGCGCCGTCGTGGCTGGTCGCGCCCGCGCGGCGGAGCCGCACATCGACACAGCCCCGCGCCCCTTCTGCTTCAGGCCACGTTGACCCGCTGGCCGGGAGGAGCGGCCTCCAGCCAGGCCAGAAAGCCGGTCAGGGCGTCATCGCTCATGGCCAGTTCCAGCCGGGTGCCACCGTGCCGGCAGGCGAGCACCACCGCGTCGGAGAGCAGCGCCAGCTCCTCCTCGCCCTTGGGGGTGCGCCGCTCCAGCACCTCGATCGAGGCGCGCTCCAGGGTCCGCCGGGGCCGCGGCGCGTAGGAGAAGACCCGGAACCACTCGACGCGGTCACCGTTGTAGCGGGCGACGCCGTACACCCAGCCCTTGCCGCTGGGCTCGGATTCGCTGGGCGGTGGATCCCAGCGCAGCGAACAGTCGAAGGTTCCGCCGGACCGCTGGATCAGCCGCCGCCGGAGACCGAAGACGAAGAGTCCCACCACCACCAGCGCGACGACCACGCCGCCCACAAGCAGAGCGAGGACCATCTTCACCGACCTCCTCGCGTCATCCGGAAAAACCGCACCTGCATCGCCTCAGCCGCGGACCGCTGAAGGGGAGCTCCAGCGAGGTCCGCGGCTGAGGTTTTCCGACCGTACGTGACAGGCTCAGTGCGCTCCCGCCACCGCGCGCAGCCGGACGTCGGCGCGCCGCTCGGCGGCGGCGTCCGCCTCCGACTTGGCACGCTCCAGCGCCCGCTCCGCGCGCTTCACATCGATTTCGTCGGACAGCTCAGCGACCTCGGCCAGCAGTGAGAGCTTGTCGTCCGAGAACGAGATGAACCCACCGTGCACCGCGGCCACGACCGTCCCGCCGTCGACCGAACGGATGGTCACCGGGCCGGACTCCAGCACACCGAGCAGCGGCTGGTGGCCGGGCATGACGCCGATGTCACCCGATGTGGTGCGCGCGATGACCAAGGTGGCCGTGCCGGACCAGACACTACGGTCCGCCGCGACCATCTCGACCTGCAGCTCAGCAGCCAACGTGGCTCCTCGGGTCTCTCCCTGCCGGGTCGGGCAGGGCTTTCGTCAAAGAATAACGGGCGTACGGAGAGGGGCGGGACCGGGCCCACCCCTCTCGCGGAGCTACCGGGCTCAGGAGACGCCCAGCTCCTTGGCCTTGGCCTTGAGGTCGTCCAGGCCACCGCACATGAAGAACGCCTGCTCGGGGAAGTGGTCGAACTCACCGTCGGCGATCGCGTTGAACGCGGCGATGGACTCGTCCAGCGGCACGTCCGATCCGTCGAGACCGGTGAACTGCTTCGCCGCGTGGGTGTTCTGCGACAGGAAGCGCTCGATACGACGGGCGCGGAAGACGGTGAGCTTGTCCTCCTCGCCGAGCTCGTCGATGCCCAGGATGTTGATGATGTCCTGGAGGTCCTTGTACTTCTGCAGGATCGACTTCACGCGCGAGGCGCAGTCGTAGTGGTCCTGCGAGATGTAGCGCGGGTCCAGGATCCGGGACGTCGAGTCCAGCGGGTCCACCGCCGGGTAGATGCCCTTCTCCGAGATCGGCCGGGAGAGCGTCGTCGTCGCGTCGAGGTGCGCGAAGACGTTCGCCGGGGCCGGGTCGGTCAGGTCGTCCGCGGGGACGTAGATCGCCTGCATCGAGGTGATGGAGTGACCACGGGTCGAGGTGATGCGCTCCTGGAGAAGGCCCATCTCGTCGGCCAGGTTCGGCTGGTATCCCACCGCGGAGGGCATCCGGCCGAGCAGGGTCGAGACCTCGGAACCGGCCTGGGTGAAGCGGAAGATGTTGTCGACGAAGAACAGCACGTCCTGCTTCTGCACATCGCGGAAGTACTCCGCCATGGTCAGACCGGCCAGGGCCACCCGCAGCCGGGTGCCCGGGGGCTCGTCCATCTGGCCGAAGACCAGCGCGGTCTGCGGGAGCACGCCGGACTCGGCCATCTCCTCGATCAGGTCGTTGCCCTCACGGGTGCGCTCGCCGACACCGGCGAACACGGAAACGCCCTCGTGCAGCTTGGCCACACGCATGATCATTTCCTGGATGAGCACGGTCTTGCCGACGCCCGCGCCGCCGAACAGGCCGATCTTGCCGCCCTTGACGTACGGGGTCAGCAGGTCGACGACCTTCAGACCGGTCTCGAACATCTCGGTCTTGGACTCGAGCTGGTCGAAGGCCGGGGCCTTGCGGTGGATGGACCAGCGCTCGGTGACCTCGGACTCGGCCTCGGGCTCGTTGAGGATCTGACCGAGGGTGTTGAACACCCGGCCCTTGGTGACGTCGCCGACGGGCACGGTGATGCCGGCGCCGGTGTCGGTCACGGCGGCCTGGCGGACCAGACCGTCGGTGGGCTGCATGGAGATGGAGCGCACCAGGCCCTCGCCGAGGTGCTGCGCGACCTCGAGGGTCAGGGTCTTCTTCGCCCCGTCCTGGGCCGGGTCGGCGACCTCGACGGTCAGCGCGTTGTAGATGTCCGGCATCGCGTCGACGGGGAACTCCACGTCGACGACCGGGCCGATGACCCGCGCGACGCGGCCGGCGGCCACAGCGGTTGGCTCAACAGTGGTGGTCATAGTGTCAGTCACTCCCCGCGGAGGCGTCGGCCAGAGCGCTCGCGCCACCGACGATCTCGCTGATTTCCTGGGTGATGTCGGCCTGGCGGGCCGCGTTGGCAAGCCGCGTGAGCGACTTGATGAGTTCATCGGCATTGTCGGTCGCCGACTTCATCGCCCGCCGGGTCGCCGCGTGCTTGGAGGCGGCGGCCTGGAGCAGGGCGTTGTAGATACGGGCCTCGACATACCGGGGCAGCAGGGCGTCCAGCACGTCCTCGGAGGACGGCTCGAAGTCGAAGAGCGGGAGGATCTCGCCCTTCTTCTCCTGCTCCTCCGCCTTTTCCTCGAGGCTGAGCGGCAGCAGCCGGTCCTGGACCGGGGTCTGCGTCAGCATCGAGACGAACTCGGTGAAGACGATGTGCAGCTCGTCCACGCCGCCATCGGCCGTGTCCTTGAGGACGGCCTCGATCAGCGGGCCCGCGATCTTCTTGGCGTCCGCGTAGGTGGGGTTGTCGGTGAAGCCACCCCACGACTCCGTGACCTTGCGCTCACGGAAGGAGTAGTACGCCACGCCCTTGCGGCCGACGATGTACGCGTCGACCTCCTTGCCCTCACGGGTGAGCCGCTCGGTGAGCTCCTCGGCCGCCTTGATCACGTTGGAGGAGTAGCCGCCCGCCAGACCCCGGTCGCTCGTGATGAGCAGCACCGCGGCGCGGGTCGGGTTCTCGCTCTCCGTGGTCAGCGCGTGCTGGGTGGTGGAGCCCTTGGCGACCGCGCCCACCGCTCGGGTGAGCTCGGTGGCGTACGGAGTCGACGCGGCCACGCGGCGCTGCGCCTTGACGACGCGGGAGGCGGCGATCATCTCCATCGCCTTGGTGATCTTCTTGGTCGCGGAGACGGACTTGATCCGCCTCTTGTAGACCTTGGCCTGGGCACCCATACTCAGCCCTCGCCCAGCAGCTTGCCGTCCGAGGTCTCGAACTGCTTCTTGAAGCTGTCGACGGCCTCGCCCAGCGCCGCGATCGTGTCGTCGGACATCTTGCCGCCCTCGACGATGCTGGTCAGCAGCCCCTTGTGCTCACGGTGCAGGTAGTCCAGCAGCTCACGCTCGAAGCGGCGGACGTCCGCTACGGGCACGTCGTCCATCTTGCCGTTGGTGCCGGACCAGATGGAGACGATCTCGTCCTCGGTGGAGTACGGGGCGTACTGGCCCTGCTTCAGCAGCTCGACCATGCGCGCACCGCGCTCCAGCGACGCCTTCGAGGCCGCGTCCAGGTCCGAGCCGAAGGCGGCGAACGCCTCCAGCTCACGGTACTGGGCGAGGTCCACCCGGAGGCGGCCGGAGACCTGGCGCATCGCCCTGTGCTGCGCGGAACCACCGACTCGGGAGACCGAGATACCGACGTTGAGGGCCGGCCGCTGGTTGGCGTTGAACAGGTCCGACTCCAGGAAGCACTGGCCGTCGGTGATGGAGATGACGTTGGTCGGGATGAACGCCGACACGTCGTTCGCCTTGGTCTCGACGATCGGCAGACCGGTCATCGAACCGGAGCCCATGTCGTCGGAGAGCTTGGCGCAGCGCTCCAGCAGCCGGGAGTGCAGGTAGAAGACGTCGCCCGGGTAGGCCTCACGGCCCGGCGGGCGGCGCAGCAGCAGGGACACCGCACGGTAGGCGTCGGCCTGCTTGGACAGGTCGTCGAAGACGATCAGAACGTGCTTGCCCTGGTACATCCAGTGCTGGCCGATGGCCGAGCCGGTGTAGGGGGCCAGGTACTTGAAGCCCGCCGGGTCGGACGCCGGGGCGGCGACGATCGTCGTGTACTCCAGGGCGCCGGCCTCCTCCAGCGCGCCGCGCACGGACGCGATGGTGGAGCCCTTCTGGCCGATGGCGACGTAGATGCAGCGGACCTGCTTCTTCGGGTCGCCGGAGCGCCAGTTGTCACGCTGGTTGATGATCGTGTCGACGCACAGCGCGGTCTTGCCGGTCTGCCGGTCGCCGATGATCAGCTGACGCTGGCCACGGCCGATCGGGGTCATCGCGTCGACGGCCTTGTAGCCGGTCTCCATCGGCTCGTGCACCGACTTGCGGTCCATGACCGTGGGGGCCTGCAGTTCGAGGGCGCGGCGGCCCTCGGTCTCGATCTCGCCGAGGCCGTCGATCGGGGCACCCAGCGGGTCGACCACGCGGCCGAGGTAGCCCTCGCCGACGGCGACCGAGAGGACCTCGCCGGTGCGGTGCACCTGCTGACCCTCCTCGATGCCGCTGAACTCACCGAGGACGACCGCACCGATCTCGCGCTCCTCGAGGTTGAGGGCGAGGCCGAGGGTGCCGTCCTCGAACTTCAGCAGTTCGTTCGCCATGGCCGAGGGAAGACCCTCGACCTTCGCGATGCCGTCGCCGGCAACGCTGACCGTCCCGACCTCCTCGCGCGAGGCCGCGTCCGGCTTGTACGCCTGGACAAAGTTCTCCAGTGCGTCCCGGATCTCCTCCGGCCGGATCGTGAGCTCCGCCATCTGGGTTCCCTGCTCTCCTTGTTGGGCCCGAAGTGTTTGACTACGGCCCAACTCGGGCCGCTTACCATGCTTGTTGAGTTGGTGGCTGTGTCAGCCGGCCATCCGCCGGGTCGCCTCTTCGAGGCGGTCCGCGATGGTCCCGTTGATGACCTCGTCGCCGATGCGCACCGAGATCCCGCCGAGGACCTCGGGGTCCACATCGAGGTTCAGGTGCATCTTCCGTCCGTACAGCTTCCCCAGTGCGTCACCGAGCCGCTGCTTCTGCCGGTCGCTGAGCGGCACCGCGGAGGTGACGACCGCGACCGTACGGTCCCGGCGCGCCGCCGCCAGCTTGGACAGCTCGTCGAGACCCGCCTCCAGGCTACGACCCCGCGGATGGGTCACCATGCGGATCACCAGCCGCTCGGTCCGCTGGTCGGCGCGGCCGCCGAGCAGCTCGCCGACCAGCCCGGACTTGGCGGAGACGGTCGCTCGCCGGTCGGTGAGCGCACCGCGCAGCTCGGACGAGGAGGAGACGATCCGGCCGAACCGGAACAGCTCGTCCTCCACGTCGTCGAGGGCGCCGGCCCGCTCGGCCGCGACCAGGTCGGCGGCGCTGGCCAGCTCCTCGAGCGAGTCCACCAGGTCGCGCGAGCGCGACCAGCGGGCCCGGACCAGGCCGGAGACCAGGTCGATGGTCTCGCCGCCGACCTGCCCGCCCAGCACCCGCGCGGCCAGCTCGGCCTTGGCCTCGCCGGGCTGCGCCGGGTCGGTGAGGACCCGGCGCAGCGAGACCTCGCGGTCGAGCAGCGCGGTGACGGCGGCCAGCTCATCGGCGAGCTTCGTCGCGTCGACGGCGGTGTTGTCCGTCAGTGCGTCGAAGCGCTCGCGCGCGGCTGCCAGTGCCTCCCGGCTCGCTCCGTTCATCGGCCGGCCTCGGCCTTCGAGCCATCGGTCGTCTTCGCCTCGAGCTCGTCGAGGAACCGGTCGATGGTGCGGCTCTGCCGGGCCACGTCCTCGAGCGACTCACCGACGATCCGGCCGGCCAGGTCGGTGGCGAGCCTGCCCACGTCCTGGCGCAGGGTCTGAGCGGCCTGCTTGCGATCGGCCTCGATCTGCGAGTGACCGGCGGCGATGATCTCCTCACGCTGCCGCTGGCCCTCCGCGCGCATCTCGGCGATGAGCGCGGCGCCCTGCTCCTGCGCCTCCTGGCGCAGTCGCGCGGCCTCGTGACGGGCGTCGGCGAGCTGGGCTCGGTAGTCCTCGAGGACCTGCTGGGCTTCGGCCTGAGTGGCCTCGGCCTTCTCCATGCCGCCCTCGATCGCCTCGCGGCGCTCCTCCAGAACCCGGTTGATGTTCGGGAGGAGCTTCTTGGCGAGGAAGATGAAGACGATGGCAAAGGCGATCAGGCCGATGACCAGCTCCGGGATCGGCGGGATGAGGGGGTTCTCACTCTCCTCAGCCGCCACCTGTACCAGGGCGTTCACATCAGTGCCTTCCGTCTGTCGTGGTTAAAGCGGTCCGTTCAGGACTTGAAAAGGAAGCCCATGACGATACCGATCAGCGCGAGCGCCTCACAGAAGGCGAAGCCCATGATCTGGTTGGCGCGGATCAGGCCGGCCGCCTCGGGCTGACGGGCCAGGGCCTGGGTGCCGTTACCGAAGATGATGCCGACGCCGACGCCGGGGCCGATGGCGGCGAGACCGTAACCGATCGAGCCGAGGTTGCCGGTGACGCCGTCGGCGGCGAGGGTCTGGAGAGCGGACATGCCGGTTCTTCCTTTGCGTTTCATGGGCCGGTGGGGGTTGGCCACCGGACGTCTGATGGTCTGGGAGGCAGGTGTGCTCAGTGGTGCTCGGCGAGCGCGCCCTGAACGTAGTTGCAGGCCAAGAGCACGAAGACGTACGCCTGGACAGCCTGGATGAAGAGCTCGAAGGCGGTCAGCAGAATCGTCATCACGAAGGACGCGCCCGCGTAGGCGATCCCGATGCCGTTCAGCAGGTACCAGGAGCCGATGGTGAACATCAGCAGCAGCAGGTGGCCGGCGAACATGTTGGCGAAGAGCCGGACCGCGTGGGTGAAGGGCCGGATGATCACGTTCGAGAAGAACTCGATCACGACGATCATCGGCAGGATCGCGCCGAGCTCCTTGTCGTAGCCGGTGATGTTCTTCCAGCCGCCGACGAAGCCGTGCTTCTTGAAGGTCAGGTACATCCAGAGGACGTAGACGATGGCGGCGAGACCGGCCGGGAAGGCGATGATCGACGTCACCGGGAACTGGGCGATCGGGATGACCGACCACAGGTTCATGATCCACACGAAGAAGAACAGCGAGACCATGAGGGGGACGTACTTCTCCCCCTCCTTCTTCCCGAGGGCCTCGTAGACCAGCCCTCGGCGTACGAAGTCGTATCCGGCCTCGCCGACCATCTGCAGCTTTCCGGGGACCACCTTGGCCCGGCCGAACGCGGCCCAGAAGAACCAGACAATGGCGACGGTGCCCAGCAGCGCGAGCAGCATGGGCTTGTTGAAGTCGAATCCGCCGACCGAGAACAGCGGCTCGAACTTGAACGAATGGAGTCCGGGTGCCGGGAAGCCGCACCCGTCGAAGATGTGGCAGTTCGTCTCGAAGGCGAGCGTCTGGTCAGAACTCACCGCGAGCTCCTTCAGCGTGGCGCATGGGTACGGCAACCTCGTTGTGTCGGCGCGGCACGCGGCCACGGAACGGCACTGGACTGGTCTTACGAATGTGGGGGCGGCTGATCGGCGCGTGGCCGAGTGGTATGTCGGGCATCAGCTGCATGGGCCGCCGATTCCATCCCGTGGATTCCGGGGGTTCAGCTACCTGCGCCCGCTGTGCCTCAGATGGCACCGGACGATAGCAGGTGAGCGCACATGCTCTTATCCCGGCCCTACTTCTCACGGCGTGGACCCGGCGGGAGCGGACTTCTTCGCCCCCCCGGGCTTGCGTTCGTCCTCGGCTTCCGGCTCCACATAGAGGATCTTGGCCTTCATGTGTGCACGGGTCTGTGCGCCGACCCACACCAGGGTCGCGGCGAGCAGTGCGAGGGCGAAAGCCTTGACGTTGAACAGCGTGGTGTCCTGGAACACCGCGAGCACGACCGCCACCAGCAGGAACTCGGTCATGAAGAGGACCATGCCCATGGCCTGGAAGAGATGGGGCAGGTGCTTCGCCGTGCGCTCCAGCACGATCAGCCCGGAAGCCATCACCACCACGGCGACGAATGTGCCAAAGCCCGCGCCGATCGCTCCCTTGCCGCCTGCGAGCACAGAACCGACGGCGACGGCGACCACACCGGCGATGGCTGTGGGCACGGCGCAACTCAGGAGCGTTCTGGCGTCGTTGGACTGCATGAAGGGTTTCTCCGGCAAGTGTCGGAAGCAACGATTCGTCGTGGACGAGCGTATCCCCGGGGACAGAGAGGACCTCACGAGGAAGAGCCGTCGCCCTACGGCCCCTCGGGTCTAAGCACCGGGTTTAGTGAACGGTATCACAAACTATTTGATGAGGTCTTTACCCGCCGGGTGTGCTGCACGTCACACGGGAGAGTTATGCGGTGTGTACCGTGCTGACGCCGCCCTGTGATCTTCACCGCTCTCGCAGGACCCTTTGACCGGGGCGATGACTGGGGACATCGCGGCGATGACTGGGGAGATTACTGGGGTGTTCCGATGCGCCGGCGGTGGGTGAAGCGCGACCGGTCGCCGATCGCGGTGGCGCCGTTCACACCGTTCGCCCCGCCGCTCGCGCCATTGCTCGCGCCGCCGTGTCGCCCGGAGCCCACCGGCTCGGGCTCGGCCGGGCCCGGCTCCGAGGCGGCGGACCCGGCACCGGCCGTGGCCGCCACGGGCTCGGCGGGCGCCTCGGCGCCCCGCTCGGCCCTGGCGATCCGGTTGGCGCGGCGGTAGCGCGGCGGAACGAACGCCTCCGCCCAGCCCGGAACGCGCGGGGTGAACCGCGGCAGCAGCAACAGCACCAGACCGACCCCGCTCAGCGCCACGATCGCCAGCACGAACCACACACCGGCCGAGTTCACCGAGTACGCCACGGCGCCGAAGGCGATCAGCGCCGACCAGAAGTACATGATCAGGACGGCCCGGCTGTGCGAATGACCGATCTCCAGCAGCCGGTGGTGCAGATGGCCGCGGTCGGCGGCGAACGGCGACTGGCCCCGCCAGGTGCGCCGGACGATCGCCAGCACCAGGTCGGCGAAGGGCACCGCGATGACGGTCAGCGGGAGCAGCAGCGGGATGTAGACCGGGACGGTGGCGTGCACCGCGGCCTGCTCCGACCCCTCGAACAGCTTCATCGCGTCCGGGTCCACCTGGCCGGTGATGGAG encodes the following:
- the atpB gene encoding F0F1 ATP synthase subunit A, whose product is MSSDQTLAFETNCHIFDGCGFPAPGLHSFKFEPLFSVGGFDFNKPMLLALLGTVAIVWFFWAAFGRAKVVPGKLQMVGEAGYDFVRRGLVYEALGKKEGEKYVPLMVSLFFFVWIMNLWSVIPIAQFPVTSIIAFPAGLAAIVYVLWMYLTFKKHGFVGGWKNITGYDKELGAILPMIVVIEFFSNVIIRPFTHAVRLFANMFAGHLLLLMFTIGSWYLLNGIGIAYAGASFVMTILLTAFELFIQAVQAYVFVLLACNYVQGALAEHH
- the atpA gene encoding F0F1 ATP synthase subunit alpha; amino-acid sequence: MAELTIRPEEIRDALENFVQAYKPDAASREEVGTVSVAGDGIAKVEGLPSAMANELLKFEDGTLGLALNLEEREIGAVVLGEFSGIEEGQQVHRTGEVLSVAVGEGYLGRVVDPLGAPIDGLGEIETEGRRALELQAPTVMDRKSVHEPMETGYKAVDAMTPIGRGQRQLIIGDRQTGKTALCVDTIINQRDNWRSGDPKKQVRCIYVAIGQKGSTIASVRGALEEAGALEYTTIVAAPASDPAGFKYLAPYTGSAIGQHWMYQGKHVLIVFDDLSKQADAYRAVSLLLRRPPGREAYPGDVFYLHSRLLERCAKLSDDMGSGSMTGLPIVETKANDVSAFIPTNVISITDGQCFLESDLFNANQRPALNVGISVSRVGGSAQHRAMRQVSGRLRVDLAQYRELEAFAAFGSDLDAASKASLERGARMVELLKQGQYAPYSTEDEIVSIWSGTNGKMDDVPVADVRRFERELLDYLHREHKGLLTSIVEGGKMSDDTIAALGEAVDSFKKQFETSDGKLLGEG
- a CDS encoding response regulator → MTPSAPPARSASEPIRVLVAEDQGSVRSGLVLILRSAPDVEVVGEAVDGLQAVEMARALRPDVVLMDVQMPRLDGVSATRQVVAEQLADVLVLTTFDLDEYVFGALRAGAAGFLLKDSEAADLIEAVRTVGRGEGMIATAVTRRLIAEFARPQAVPSPTTPSPEVLATLTPREREVLACLGQGLSNAQIAGRLTMAEATVKTHVSRLLNKLELRSRVQAAVLAQELGVR
- the atpD gene encoding F0F1 ATP synthase subunit beta encodes the protein MTTTVEPTAVAAGRVARVIGPVVDVEFPVDAMPDIYNALTVEVADPAQDGAKKTLTLEVAQHLGEGLVRSISMQPTDGLVRQAAVTDTGAGITVPVGDVTKGRVFNTLGQILNEPEAESEVTERWSIHRKAPAFDQLESKTEMFETGLKVVDLLTPYVKGGKIGLFGGAGVGKTVLIQEMIMRVAKLHEGVSVFAGVGERTREGNDLIEEMAESGVLPQTALVFGQMDEPPGTRLRVALAGLTMAEYFRDVQKQDVLFFVDNIFRFTQAGSEVSTLLGRMPSAVGYQPNLADEMGLLQERITSTRGHSITSMQAIYVPADDLTDPAPANVFAHLDATTTLSRPISEKGIYPAVDPLDSTSRILDPRYISQDHYDCASRVKSILQKYKDLQDIINILGIDELGEEDKLTVFRARRIERFLSQNTHAAKQFTGLDGSDVPLDESIAAFNAIADGEFDHFPEQAFFMCGGLDDLKAKAKELGVS
- a CDS encoding F0F1 ATP synthase subunit B, yielding MNALVQVAAEESENPLIPPIPELVIGLIAFAIVFIFLAKKLLPNINRVLEERREAIEGGMEKAEATQAEAQQVLEDYRAQLADARHEAARLRQEAQEQGAALIAEMRAEGQRQREEIIAAGHSQIEADRKQAAQTLRQDVGRLATDLAGRIVGESLEDVARQSRTIDRFLDELEAKTTDGSKAEAGR
- a CDS encoding F0F1 ATP synthase subunit gamma; this translates as MGAQAKVYKRRIKSVSATKKITKAMEMIAASRVVKAQRRVAASTPYATELTRAVGAVAKGSTTQHALTTESENPTRAAVLLITSDRGLAGGYSSNVIKAAEELTERLTREGKEVDAYIVGRKGVAYYSFRERKVTESWGGFTDNPTYADAKKIAGPLIEAVLKDTADGGVDELHIVFTEFVSMLTQTPVQDRLLPLSLEEKAEEQEKKGEILPLFDFEPSSEDVLDALLPRYVEARIYNALLQAAASKHAATRRAMKSATDNADELIKSLTRLANAARQADITQEISEIVGGASALADASAGSD
- the atpE gene encoding ATP synthase F0 subunit C → MSALQTLAADGVTGNLGSIGYGLAAIGPGVGVGIIFGNGTQALARQPEAAGLIRANQIMGFAFCEALALIGIVMGFLFKS
- a CDS encoding DUF2550 domain-containing protein; translation: MVLALLVGGVVVALVVVGLFVFGLRRRLIQRSGGTFDCSLRWDPPPSESEPSGKGWVYGVARYNGDRVEWFRVFSYAPRPRRTLERASIEVLERRTPKGEEELALLSDAVVLACRHGGTRLELAMSDDALTGFLAWLEAAPPGQRVNVA
- a CDS encoding F0F1 ATP synthase subunit epsilon: MAAELQVEMVAADRSVWSGTATLVIARTTSGDIGVMPGHQPLLGVLESGPVTIRSVDGGTVVAAVHGGFISFSDDKLSLLAEVAELSDEIDVKRAERALERAKSEADAAAERRADVRLRAVAGAH
- a CDS encoding F0F1 ATP synthase subunit delta, translating into MNGASREALAAARERFDALTDNTAVDATKLADELAAVTALLDREVSLRRVLTDPAQPGEAKAELAARVLGGQVGGETIDLVSGLVRARWSRSRDLVDSLEELASAADLVAAERAGALDDVEDELFRFGRIVSSSSELRGALTDRRATVSAKSGLVGELLGGRADQRTERLVIRMVTHPRGRSLEAGLDELSKLAAARRDRTVAVVTSAVPLSDRQKQRLGDALGKLYGRKMHLNLDVDPEVLGGISVRIGDEVINGTIADRLEEATRRMAG